The DNA window GTGTATAAAAATTTAGATGTGAACAAGATTGAAAAGCATCCAGATACAGATCAAATCCTAATGGCACTAGAAAATAAAAATTTGCAAATCGTTCTAGAAAATTTATGTAATGTGTTAGAGCCTGTAACAGAAAGGATGCATCCTATTGTACGAGATATCAAAAGAAAAATGATAGAGTATCATGCTTTGGGAAGTTTAATGAGCGGAAGTGGGCCAACTGTATTTGGTATTTACAAGGATTATAATAAAGCAAAAAGTGCTTATGAGAATTTGAGTAAGGTATATAATCAGGTTTATCTTGTTAAAACTTATGACGGGAGGGGATTTAATGACTATCAATAAACTTAGTGGATTAAGGCTCCAAAATTATCAACCCCTTAGAGATGTTGTATTCGAACATTTAAGAAATGCTATTTTAAATGGAGATTTAAGCCCTAGTGAAAGATTAATGGAGGTTCAAATAGCAGAGCAGTTAGGAGTAAGCAGAACACCCGTTAGAGAAGCCATCAGAAAATTAGAATTAGAAGGCCTTGTTGTGATGATTGCTAGAAAGGGCGCGTATGTTGCAGATGTATCTGTAAAGGACATTTTAGATGTTTTAGAAGTAAGAAGTGTATTAGAAGGTTTAGCAGCTTATTTAGCTGCCGAAAGAATGACAGATGAAGAACTAGAAGAGTTAGAATTGATCTCTTATAATTTCAAAAGGTGTCTAGAAAATAAAGATACGGATGGAATGATCGAGAAGGATATGCAGTTTCATGATAGAATTCTTCGTTCTACTCGTAATCGCAAATTGATTCAGATTGCTCAGGGGTTACAAGAACAAGTACAGCGATTTAGAATTACCTATTTTGTAGAATATAATGAGTTAAAAGGAGTATTAGCAGATCATCAGGAAATTCTTGAAGCCATTGCTAATCGAGATGCAGAAAAAGCTCAGCAGGTAGCACAAAAACATATTGATGAGCTTGAAAATACCATTGTGAAATTTGCAGATAAAAAGAAAAAAGAATAAAAGCATTCTATAGGGGAACAGTTTTAACTGTTCCTTTTTTGTATAGACTTACCTAAATATGTAAACATTATAGTAGAAGTATTTTTATTCTTTAGGAAATTATAAAATTTTAAAATTGTGGATAACGATTACAAAGTATAATTGTTTGGACAGCTTTGAGCCAGATCAAATTCGAAAGTAAGTTTTGAATTTTCGTTGGCGAGATGAGTATATGCCATTAGCTGCATGGGAATTTTTTAATAAGAGGGTGATGAGGGTTTGCCAAAGTGGATAGCGTTTTTTTATGAAGAAATGAAAGATTTTTATACTTTCTATATGTTGTTTTTAAGTATTGTTATTGGTTTATTTTGTTTATTGATAGATTGTAAAACTTTAAAGAAAAAGAAATTAAGAAAAGAAATGAAGATTTGTGCCATTTTAGGATGGACCTATATAGTAGGGGGGATTTTGTTATATATAACTTTTAAGATATTTTAATTAAGGGAGGACCTATTATGGGTTTTTTTGAAGAATTGTTTCAAAAGAAAGACGATGAAAAAATAAAGATTCCAGTCAAGAAAGATTATGATGAAAATTTAGAACAAATAAAAGAAATACTTAATTTTTGTGATGATGTTGTTTATAGAGAATTTAATGTAGGAAAAGATCAAAAAATGAAGTTTGCATCGATTTATGCAGAAGGACTTGTAAATACAAATTTGTTGAATGATTTTGTATTAAAAAATTTGATGAGTCTATCTCCTGATGACCAAGTGGATTTTCATGTATTGAAGCAAAAAATCTATGAAGCTATAAAAAAAGGTGCTATTGCCGTATCGGATATTAAGGAAATTGATGATATAAATGTGGCAATTGATAGCATTCTTGCAGGAGATACAGTATTGATTTTAGATAAATGGGACAAGTTTCTTGTAATCTCTTCAAAAGGATGGCCTATGAGGGGGGTTGCAGAACCTACTACTGAAACAGTTATTCGAGGAGCGAGAGATGGTTTTACAGAGACGTTACGGGTAAATACTGCTTTGGTAAGAAGAAGAATTCGTGATCCAAAATTTAAAATTAAGCAAATGCAGTTAGGTAAAAGATCAAAAACGGATGTTGCTATTCTTTATATAGAAGAAACGGTAAATAAAAATATATTAAAAATGGTAAAAGATCGGCTAGACAAGATTGATATAGATGCCATTTTAGAAAGTGGATATGTAGAACAACTTATAGAGGATGAATGGAGATCGCCTTTCCCTCAAATGCAAAATACCCAAAGACCAGATGTAGTAGCAGCAGGTCTTTATGAAGGGCGTATAGGGATTATTGTAGACAATACGCCTTTTGCACTTTTAGTGCCTACAACAGTTGTTACTCTTTTTCAATCATCAGAGGATTATAATGAAAGATTTTTTATTTCTTCAGCCCTTCGAATATTAAGATTTATATCTATTATTGTCACATTGATTCTTCCTAGCTTGTATATTGCTGTTACTTCTTATCATCCAGGAATGTTACCTACAGATTTAGTGTTATATGTTGCTGGGAGCAGAACAAATGTACCTTTTCCAGCTTTTATAGAGGCTTTTATTATGGAAGCCTCCCTTGAATTGTTAAGAGAAGCGGGTGTAAGATTACCAGGACCCATTGGAGGAACTATCGGTATTGTTGGTGGTCTTGTGTTAGGACAAGCGGCAGTAGAAGCTGGTATTGTAAGTCCTCTTATGGTAATTATAGTGGCCATAACAGCACTAGCTGCAAATGCTGTTCCAAGTTATAGTCTTGCCATATCCCTTAGACTCCTGAGGTTTATGTTGATGATCTTATCTGCAGTACTTGGATTATATGGGATTATCCTAGGGATTATTATTATTCTTACCCATTTATGCAACTTAAAGAGCTTTGGAGTACCTTACTTAAGTCCTTTTGTAGCTAGTGAGATGACTTGGAAAGATTTCAAAGATGTTTTAATCAGAGCGCCTCTACATATGATGAAAAAAAGACCAGAATTTTTACATAGAAGTGATAATGATCGATTAGGAGAGATGAGAACAGATATGGAGACAGAGGATGGTGAAGGAAATGGAGAGGAATAATGATAAAATTTCAAGTTTTCAATTAGGATTAATTCTTGCTGTAACCATGATTGGGGTAGGTATTTTGACCCTTCCTAGAACGCTTACAGAAGTAGTAGGTCCTGATGGATGGGTGGTACTTTTACTAGCAGCTTTTATAGCTCTTGTAATAGCTCTTGTAATTGCTGTCCTTGTGAAAAAGTTTCCTCAAGAAACAGTAGTAGAATTTAGTAGTAGTTTAATAGGTAAACCCTTAGGGATGATTATTTCGATAGGTTTTTTTATATACTGTATTCTTTTTTCTGCTATGGAGGTAAGAATTTTTGGGGAGATTACAAAAGAATATCTCCTTCTTAATACGCCTATTGAAGTGTTGATGATTACTTTACTACTTGCGGCGGTTTATTTAATTAGAAGTGGGATAGAGCCTATTGCAAGAATGGCACAAATTATTTTTCCTGTTGTGGTATTGATTGCTGTTGTTATTATATTGCCTGTTCTTCCAGAACTAGATCTGACAAATCTTTTACCTGTATTAAAGACCCCTATTACGAAAATTATAAAAGCTATTCCAATTATTTTTTTTAGCTTTGTAGGGATAGAATTAATGTTATTATTCTCAGCATTTGTAATAGAACCCCAAAATATAAAAAAGCATGTTTCTTTCGCTGTGATCATGGTATCAGCAGTATATATGTTTATTCTTATTGTGACGGTTACAAGATTTGGATTAGTTGAAAGCACCCATATTATATGGCCATCCCTTGAACTTTTTAAGACAATAGATTTACCAGGAGCGTTTATAGAAAATGTTGAAGCTTTTATCATAGGAATTTGGATTCTATCTTTGTTTATGACATTAGTAACATTATATTTTGGTGGGAGTTTAATAATAAGTCGCATTTTAAAGTCAAAGGAGCAAAACTATTTTGTTTTGCCTATCCTTCCTATCATTTATTTCATAGCATTGATACCAGATAATATTGCTCAGGTGGCAGATTATATGGATATGATTTCAAATTATCTGAGTACTTTTTATGTAATACTACTACCGATTTTACTTTTAGTCATAAGTAGTTTTAAAAAAAGGAAAGGAGGAAAAAAGAGTGCATAAATGGAAGATTGTTTGTATTATGATGGTTATGATATTGATTACAGGATGCTGGGATAAGGTAGAAATTGATAAAAGAGCTTTTGTTGCAGTGATTTGTATAGATAAGTTTGAAGCTAAAGATGGAGATGGTAAAAATGTAGGAGAGACAAAGAAGGCTATAGATGAAGAAAGAAACAGATATATGATTACCATTGCATATCCTAATACAGGAGTAATTGCTGGAAAAGGAGAAGGAGAACCGAAGTTTGTATATACCTCTGTAGGAAAAAATTTTTATGATATATTAGACAACTTAAGTACAAGGTTAGGAAGAAGAATGCATTTTCGGCATACAAAAGCCATTGTCATTGGAGAGGGTTTAGCTGAAGATGAAAAATTATTTAGAGAAGTATTAGACACCATAGAGAGAAGTCCTCAAATCGGAAGAAAAGTTAATTTAATTATTACACCAGGAAAAGCAAAAAAAATTATAGATACAAATACAAAAGATGAAGCTGTCCTTGGACTATTTATTAGAGAGTTAGTGGAACAAAATCTTGGAACGGCTAGATTGGCAGATGCAGATTTTGGATATATCCTTCGTAGCTTACATGAAAGCCAGACGGCTATTACACCAAGGATTTTTTCGTCAAAGGATGAATTTAAGATTGCAGGAGCTGCTGTATTAAAAGATTTTAAAATGGTGGGTTATCTAGGAGAAGAAGATACGAGAAATTTAATGTTTATGTTTGATAAGGTTCAGAGCAGTGTTATTCACATAGAGGTAGATGATTTGATTATGCCCATACATATAACAGATTCAAAGACAAAGAAAAAGGTTTACGAAAAGGATGGTAGTATTTATACCAGTTTTCATATAAAAGCAGAAGGGGATTTAGGACAGCATCTATTTGAAGTAAGAGATCAACCCCTTGATGATGAATATATTCAAAAATTAGAAAGAACTGCTTCTAAATATCTTGAAGAACAAATAGATACTACTTATAAAAAAATACAAAAAGATTTCGGAGCAGATTTAATACAGGCTGGTGAATATTTGAGAAAACATGAACCAGACTTATGGAAAGAGGTAAAGGATGATTGGTCTCAAATTTTTCCTAAAACAAAAGTGGAGGCTCATGTAGATATGAAAATAAGAAGGATTGGTGTTACACAATAAAATTTTAGGAAAAATATATAAAATCTAGTTTAAAATTTCCCCTATTTGCTAATACTGAAAGTATAATAAAAGATTAGCAATAGGGGGAGTTTTTATGAAAATGAAAAAAAGATTTATTATCGGAATGATATTAATTACGTTTATAACAGTCGGATTTTATGGATTGACTCGTGATGTATATAACAATCAAAAGAGTTATAAAGAGCATCTCATTCGATTTCATGTACTTGCCAACAGTGATTCTCCTGAGGATCAAGCTTTGAAGCTAAAGGTAAGGGATCGAATTATTAGTGAAATGAATCCTAAGTTTGAAAAATCAAAAAGTTTAGATGAGACAAGAGGAATCATTGAAAAAAATTTGAAGAATATAGAAAAACTTGCAATGGAAGAAATTCAAAAAAATGATTACAATTATTTTGTAACAGCCTCATTAGGAGACTTTGATT is part of the Crassaminicella profunda genome and encodes:
- a CDS encoding GntR family transcriptional regulator, which produces MTINKLSGLRLQNYQPLRDVVFEHLRNAILNGDLSPSERLMEVQIAEQLGVSRTPVREAIRKLELEGLVVMIARKGAYVADVSVKDILDVLEVRSVLEGLAAYLAAERMTDEELEELELISYNFKRCLENKDTDGMIEKDMQFHDRILRSTRNRKLIQIAQGLQEQVQRFRITYFVEYNELKGVLADHQEILEAIANRDAEKAQQVAQKHIDELENTIVKFADKKKKE
- a CDS encoding CLC_0170 family protein, whose product is MPKWIAFFYEEMKDFYTFYMLFLSIVIGLFCLLIDCKTLKKKKLRKEMKICAILGWTYIVGGILLYITFKIF
- a CDS encoding spore germination protein, coding for MGFFEELFQKKDDEKIKIPVKKDYDENLEQIKEILNFCDDVVYREFNVGKDQKMKFASIYAEGLVNTNLLNDFVLKNLMSLSPDDQVDFHVLKQKIYEAIKKGAIAVSDIKEIDDINVAIDSILAGDTVLILDKWDKFLVISSKGWPMRGVAEPTTETVIRGARDGFTETLRVNTALVRRRIRDPKFKIKQMQLGKRSKTDVAILYIEETVNKNILKMVKDRLDKIDIDAILESGYVEQLIEDEWRSPFPQMQNTQRPDVVAAGLYEGRIGIIVDNTPFALLVPTTVVTLFQSSEDYNERFFISSALRILRFISIIVTLILPSLYIAVTSYHPGMLPTDLVLYVAGSRTNVPFPAFIEAFIMEASLELLREAGVRLPGPIGGTIGIVGGLVLGQAAVEAGIVSPLMVIIVAITALAANAVPSYSLAISLRLLRFMLMILSAVLGLYGIILGIIIILTHLCNLKSFGVPYLSPFVASEMTWKDFKDVLIRAPLHMMKKRPEFLHRSDNDRLGEMRTDMETEDGEGNGEE
- a CDS encoding GerAB/ArcD/ProY family transporter, which gives rise to MERNNDKISSFQLGLILAVTMIGVGILTLPRTLTEVVGPDGWVVLLLAAFIALVIALVIAVLVKKFPQETVVEFSSSLIGKPLGMIISIGFFIYCILFSAMEVRIFGEITKEYLLLNTPIEVLMITLLLAAVYLIRSGIEPIARMAQIIFPVVVLIAVVIILPVLPELDLTNLLPVLKTPITKIIKAIPIIFFSFVGIELMLLFSAFVIEPQNIKKHVSFAVIMVSAVYMFILIVTVTRFGLVESTHIIWPSLELFKTIDLPGAFIENVEAFIIGIWILSLFMTLVTLYFGGSLIISRILKSKEQNYFVLPILPIIYFIALIPDNIAQVADYMDMISNYLSTFYVILLPILLLVISSFKKRKGGKKSA
- a CDS encoding Ger(x)C family spore germination protein; its protein translation is MHKWKIVCIMMVMILITGCWDKVEIDKRAFVAVICIDKFEAKDGDGKNVGETKKAIDEERNRYMITIAYPNTGVIAGKGEGEPKFVYTSVGKNFYDILDNLSTRLGRRMHFRHTKAIVIGEGLAEDEKLFREVLDTIERSPQIGRKVNLIITPGKAKKIIDTNTKDEAVLGLFIRELVEQNLGTARLADADFGYILRSLHESQTAITPRIFSSKDEFKIAGAAVLKDFKMVGYLGEEDTRNLMFMFDKVQSSVIHIEVDDLIMPIHITDSKTKKKVYEKDGSIYTSFHIKAEGDLGQHLFEVRDQPLDDEYIQKLERTASKYLEEQIDTTYKKIQKDFGADLIQAGEYLRKHEPDLWKEVKDDWSQIFPKTKVEAHVDMKIRRIGVTQ
- the spoIIR gene encoding stage II sporulation protein R codes for the protein MKMKKRFIIGMILITFITVGFYGLTRDVYNNQKSYKEHLIRFHVLANSDSPEDQALKLKVRDRIISEMNPKFEKSKSLDETRGIIEKNLKNIEKLAMEEIQKNDYNYFVTASLGDFDFPTKNYGCITMPAGNYEALRVVIGKGEGANWWCVLFPPLCFIDMKNGLTDERTKKEMMNVLTEEEFKMISTASHEDKIPIKLKFKVVEILEHAKLKLDKVVGMK